In one Legionella clemsonensis genomic region, the following are encoded:
- a CDS encoding dicarboxylate/amino acid:cation symporter, with amino-acid sequence MLLLSILLGGIVGYSFEQVKLLKPIGDIFLNLILTAIVPLVFFSIASAITKAGSLGRVGKILSRMILVFLMTGLIAALYALLVVKIFPLANNFSLQFASPANTAVPDFSEQIVNIFTVSHFNQLFSHEHISALIIFSLIVGLALASIDGKGTTFVKFLQEGEILFMRVISLIMYFAPVGFFAYFAVLVNELGPKLVENYLRIGVIYYASSVVYFIIVFSLYAYFSAKLKGLKLFWQNIFLPATTALATCSSAASIPANLFATKNMGISPEISETVIPLGSIVHKDGSVIGGIFKIAFLFAVFHLDFTGLHVLLPAIIVSILVGTVMGAIPSGGMIGELLILAVYGFPSSVLLAVAAISVIIDPIATMLNVTGNTVSSMLIARLVDGKKWFIPKNATLSD; translated from the coding sequence ATGCTACTTCTCTCCATTCTTTTGGGAGGAATCGTTGGTTATTCGTTTGAACAGGTTAAGCTGCTGAAGCCGATAGGTGATATTTTTCTGAATTTAATTTTAACCGCGATTGTACCTCTTGTTTTCTTTAGTATTGCTTCTGCCATTACAAAAGCCGGTTCATTAGGAAGAGTTGGAAAAATTCTCTCTCGAATGATCCTGGTCTTTCTTATGACAGGTTTAATCGCCGCTTTGTATGCTCTTTTGGTAGTAAAGATTTTTCCTTTAGCAAATAATTTTTCATTACAATTTGCTTCTCCAGCCAACACCGCAGTGCCTGATTTTTCTGAACAGATTGTAAATATTTTTACCGTTTCGCATTTCAATCAATTGTTTTCTCATGAGCATATTTCTGCGTTAATTATTTTTTCCCTGATAGTGGGTTTGGCTCTTGCTTCTATTGATGGAAAGGGCACCACGTTTGTAAAATTTTTGCAGGAGGGGGAAATCCTTTTCATGCGGGTTATTTCCTTGATCATGTATTTCGCTCCTGTTGGTTTCTTTGCCTACTTTGCGGTATTGGTTAACGAACTTGGTCCAAAATTGGTAGAAAATTACCTTCGTATTGGGGTCATTTATTATGCTTCTTCGGTGGTTTATTTTATTATAGTATTTAGCCTCTATGCATATTTTTCAGCCAAGTTAAAAGGACTTAAATTATTTTGGCAAAATATTTTTTTACCGGCGACGACGGCATTGGCTACTTGCAGTAGTGCAGCAAGTATTCCTGCTAATTTATTTGCCACTAAAAATATGGGCATTTCCCCTGAGATTTCTGAGACAGTCATTCCTTTAGGTTCCATCGTCCATAAAGATGGCTCAGTAATTGGCGGCATTTTTAAAATTGCCTTTTTGTTTGCTGTGTTTCACCTGGATTTCACCGGATTGCATGTTTTATTACCTGCAATTATCGTCTCAATACTAGTAGGGACTGTTATGGGAGCCATCCCAAGTGGAGGAATGATTGGGGAATTATTAATACTTGCTGTTTATGGCTTTCCCTCCTCGGTTTTACTTGCAGTGGCAGCGATCAGTGTCATTATTGATCCAATAGCTACCATGCTCAATGTAACAGGTAACACTGTCAGCAGTATGCTTATTGCCCGATTGGTAGATGGGAAAAAATGGTTTATTCCAAAGAATGCAACGCTTAGTGATTAG
- a CDS encoding pirin family protein: MKTIHVERLIQGTLLREGAGVKLHRYIGLIRQNDFDPILLLDFFDSDNEMDYMGGFPLHPHRGFETVTYMLNGQMEHQDNHGHRGVIGPGDVQWMTAGRGIIHAEMPKQTQGRLTGLQLWFNLPAANKWVAPRYQEFRATQLPVETHPSGFNIKVIAGKTDKGTRSPIEGIATEPIFLDISFAAKETLKQSIPKDHQAILFTLNGEVIVQGQVVAEKILADLSEGSIVSLEGSAGARCLLIAAKKIKEPIAWLGPFVMNTQQEVMQALDDYRNNRF; the protein is encoded by the coding sequence ATGAAGACAATACACGTTGAAAGATTAATCCAGGGTACTTTATTGCGGGAAGGAGCAGGTGTAAAATTACATCGTTATATTGGCCTCATCCGTCAAAATGATTTTGACCCTATTTTGCTCCTGGATTTTTTTGATAGTGATAATGAAATGGATTATATGGGTGGATTTCCGCTACATCCTCATCGCGGTTTTGAAACTGTCACCTATATGCTAAATGGGCAAATGGAACATCAAGATAATCACGGGCATCGTGGTGTTATAGGTCCCGGTGATGTCCAATGGATGACAGCAGGTCGCGGGATTATTCACGCTGAAATGCCCAAACAAACCCAAGGACGCCTAACAGGATTACAGCTGTGGTTTAATTTACCTGCTGCCAATAAATGGGTTGCTCCACGATATCAGGAATTTAGGGCAACCCAGCTACCGGTTGAAACCCACCCTTCAGGTTTTAATATAAAAGTTATCGCGGGAAAAACAGACAAAGGCACTCGATCACCTATCGAGGGTATTGCTACTGAGCCTATTTTTTTGGATATCAGTTTTGCTGCAAAGGAAACATTAAAGCAAAGTATTCCTAAAGATCATCAGGCCATTCTTTTTACTTTAAACGGCGAAGTAATTGTCCAGGGGCAAGTCGTTGCTGAAAAAATACTTGCAGACTTAAGTGAAGGGTCTATTGTTAGTCTGGAAGGAAGTGCAGGAGCTCGCTGTCTGTTAATCGCTGCAAAAAAAATAAAGGAACCTATTGCCTGGCTCGGTCCTTTTGTAATGAATACCCAGCAAGAAGTTATGCAAGCATTGGATGATTATCGCAATAACCGTTTTTAA
- the hflX gene encoding ribosome rescue GTPase HflX — MFERPQGGERAILVQLALPGIDTVKAMAEFKELAVSAQAEVMACVEGARSTPEAKYYVGLGKAEEIKQQVLAYKAELVLVNHELSPSQERNLERLLECRVVDRSGLILDIFAQRARTFEGKLQVELAQLQHLSTRLVRGWTHLERQKGGIGLRGPGETQLETDRRLLRERIKSINKRLEKVRRSRDQNRRARQKAALPTVSLVGYTNAGKSTLFNALTGENIYAANQLFATLDPTMRKVELPGAGSIILTDTVGFIRDLPHQLIEAFRATLEETQQADLLLHVIDVSDPHWRDMVFAVEQVLDELGVKDLPMIQVFNKIDQQEHWEAKLEQQEEGFKVWVSAKTGAGLNLLQQAIATQFQGAIIEEEISLTPAEAKLRATLYEMDAVIDEKEEIEGGWRLKIKLTKEQKQRLWKFN; from the coding sequence TTGTTTGAACGACCACAAGGAGGAGAACGTGCCATTCTGGTACAATTGGCACTACCCGGCATTGATACTGTAAAAGCGATGGCTGAATTTAAAGAATTGGCAGTATCAGCACAGGCGGAAGTGATGGCTTGCGTAGAAGGGGCTCGTTCTACTCCAGAAGCAAAATATTATGTGGGTTTAGGAAAAGCCGAGGAAATTAAACAGCAAGTATTGGCGTATAAAGCGGAGCTGGTGTTAGTCAATCATGAACTCTCACCCTCTCAGGAACGCAATCTTGAGCGTTTGTTAGAATGTCGCGTTGTTGATCGCAGTGGCCTGATTCTTGATATTTTTGCTCAGCGAGCCAGAACTTTCGAAGGGAAACTACAGGTCGAGCTTGCGCAGCTGCAGCATTTATCAACACGTCTGGTCCGAGGGTGGACCCACCTTGAAAGACAAAAGGGAGGAATTGGTCTACGGGGTCCTGGAGAAACTCAGTTAGAAACAGATAGACGTTTATTACGTGAGCGAATTAAATCTATCAATAAACGACTGGAAAAGGTAAGGCGCAGTCGTGATCAGAATCGTCGAGCCCGACAAAAAGCAGCATTACCCACTGTATCCTTAGTAGGATATACGAATGCTGGAAAATCAACCCTCTTTAACGCCTTAACGGGTGAGAACATTTATGCAGCTAATCAATTATTTGCCACGCTTGATCCTACAATGCGTAAAGTGGAATTACCGGGAGCTGGTTCAATAATTTTAACGGATACAGTAGGCTTTATTCGTGATCTTCCTCACCAATTGATAGAAGCCTTCCGAGCAACACTGGAAGAAACTCAGCAAGCTGATTTATTACTGCATGTTATTGATGTTTCCGATCCTCATTGGCGAGATATGGTGTTTGCGGTAGAGCAAGTATTGGATGAGTTAGGCGTTAAAGATCTCCCCATGATCCAGGTCTTTAATAAAATAGATCAACAGGAACATTGGGAAGCCAAACTTGAGCAGCAGGAAGAAGGTTTTAAAGTCTGGGTTTCGGCAAAGACAGGTGCAGGTCTTAATCTCTTACAGCAAGCGATTGCTACTCAATTTCAAGGAGCAATCATCGAGGAAGAAATTTCATTGACCCCTGCAGAGGCAAAGCTGAGAGCTACGCTTTATGAGATGGATGCGGTAATTGATGAAAAGGAGGAAATAGAAGGGGGTTGGCGTTTAAAAATTAAGTTAACAAAAGAACAAAAACAACGTCTGTGGAAATTCAATTAG
- a CDS encoding type IV secretion protein Dot, which produces MDTKEHTELGNSLRFTSIEGNPYLRIDEQGVLHLTLQRYQENSFPEPMRLEMTAGEIIAMAADFFTDRDWNMKLDLPSCHSFETAENFSLDALNNSLGDYLIEQPVTEKEEDALLKAYNNLASPDVSRANIDLIYKIDSSNYLPFSATLNDYMKQLMFFLRVRDYGEMLNRNQTHFTPWSVRVYTLGHHLALKYAHIAAELKQLIANTDYEGVSLESRTVLHALRNQKKDLSTDLLQDLFYRYQALAYCVELFIFHYYTDHFAAGHMSMVGDLRVLLTERFGTWGSILANNLHNELNRVGVYTKRPYDPTPTPTEAPASARGDGDFNSCINHFNKAACIAGMQCSLMDIEHVIAGETVPSQRKYGGLEHLPDVDPNYRQLQPLLVLGKDTKIYYRENLSHIKTLSPSDYNQLKATPSQWGYRELKGKWDAFVLVAKLRLFPYIYDGKVQPLTASELKRIEEEEHALNPEREPIPTPPCTPTQRPLDKIPNWRSSTSRQQIHEGLNQYSVLSSSTRSDTKVDEEEKELTKESLTL; this is translated from the coding sequence ATGGACACCAAAGAACACACTGAGTTAGGGAATTCTTTACGCTTTACCAGCATAGAAGGCAATCCCTATTTACGAATTGATGAGCAGGGAGTACTGCATTTAACGCTGCAGCGTTATCAAGAAAATAGCTTTCCTGAACCAATGAGGTTAGAAATGACTGCCGGGGAAATTATAGCGATGGCAGCTGATTTCTTTACCGACCGCGACTGGAATATGAAACTTGATCTTCCCAGTTGTCATAGCTTCGAAACAGCAGAAAATTTTTCCCTGGATGCTTTAAACAATAGTTTGGGTGATTACTTAATTGAGCAGCCAGTAACCGAAAAAGAAGAAGATGCGCTTCTTAAAGCGTACAACAACTTGGCCTCTCCTGATGTCAGCCGTGCAAATATTGATTTAATTTATAAAATTGATAGCAGCAATTATCTTCCTTTCTCTGCCACTTTAAATGATTATATGAAGCAATTAATGTTTTTCTTGCGTGTCAGAGATTATGGTGAAATGTTGAATCGCAATCAGACCCACTTCACCCCTTGGTCAGTGAGAGTATATACCCTAGGACATCATCTTGCGCTTAAGTATGCTCATATTGCCGCCGAATTAAAACAATTAATAGCCAACACAGACTACGAAGGAGTTTCTCTAGAGTCCCGCACTGTTTTACACGCGCTACGCAATCAAAAAAAGGACTTATCCACAGATTTGTTGCAGGATTTATTTTACCGCTACCAGGCATTAGCTTATTGTGTGGAATTGTTTATTTTTCATTATTATACCGATCATTTTGCCGCAGGACACATGTCAATGGTAGGTGATTTACGCGTTTTACTAACGGAGCGTTTTGGCACCTGGGGAAGTATTTTAGCCAATAACCTGCATAATGAATTAAATCGGGTGGGGGTTTATACGAAGCGTCCCTATGACCCCACACCCACGCCAACAGAAGCACCCGCTTCAGCGAGAGGTGACGGTGACTTTAATAGTTGCATTAATCATTTCAATAAGGCGGCTTGCATCGCCGGTATGCAATGTTCTCTTATGGATATCGAACATGTCATTGCTGGCGAGACAGTACCATCACAAAGAAAGTATGGAGGGCTTGAGCATTTACCCGATGTGGATCCAAATTATCGTCAATTACAACCACTGCTTGTTTTAGGTAAAGATACAAAAATTTATTACCGTGAAAATTTAAGTCATATTAAGACACTTTCTCCCTCTGATTATAACCAACTTAAAGCCACTCCATCTCAATGGGGATATCGTGAATTAAAAGGCAAATGGGATGCGTTTGTTTTAGTGGCCAAGTTACGCTTATTCCCCTACATTTACGATGGCAAAGTACAGCCTTTAACCGCCTCGGAATTAAAGCGCATTGAGGAAGAAGAACACGCCTTAAATCCAGAAAGAGAACCAATTCCAACGCCACCGTGCACACCGACACAAAGACCGCTGGACAAAATCCCAAACTGGCGCTCCTCAACATCCAGGCAGCAAATTCATGAAGGACTAAATCAGTATAGTGTGCTAAGTTCATCAACTAGATCTGACACTAAAGTAGACGAGGAAGAAAAAGAACTCACCAAGGAATCACTTACGCTGTAA
- a CDS encoding phosphatidylethanolamine N-methyltransferase family domain-containing protein gives MKFIRSTLGPLFLILSCPPFAILMWYTNTSLHGSLNLLWQLILKEGFFQTVYTIWRPVFFGSSTAWAILFSFILFEFLLTKLVKGKLFYGPVTAKGNIPIYRANGLAVFLITVVCFGVASFYLQLFPATIIYDNFGAIVGALNCFSLILCALLYLKGRFAPSSTDAGISHNLIFDYYWGTELYPSLFGINLKMFINCRLGMMSWGLILLSYAAKQHVLFGLTNAMIVAVALQFIYITKFFFWETGYLGSLDIMHDRAGFYICWGCLVWVPCIYTSPTMYLVMHPHPLSHWLAISIFAAGTISILINYLADRQRQLVRTTAGNCKIWGKIPRVMVASYYTETGEQKQNILLSSGWWGVSRHFHYLPEIAAAFFWSVPALFYHFAPYFYVCFLSVLLFDRAFRDDKRCSKKYGAYWQIYCQLVPYKIIPYVF, from the coding sequence ATGAAATTTATTCGTAGCACACTGGGTCCATTATTTTTAATTTTAAGTTGTCCTCCTTTCGCCATTCTTATGTGGTACACCAATACCAGCTTACACGGCTCTTTAAATTTACTATGGCAACTCATTTTAAAAGAAGGCTTTTTTCAAACGGTATATACTATTTGGCGACCTGTTTTTTTTGGCTCTTCCACAGCTTGGGCAATTCTTTTTTCTTTTATCCTCTTTGAATTTTTATTAACTAAGTTAGTAAAAGGAAAACTATTCTATGGACCTGTGACTGCTAAAGGCAATATCCCCATTTACCGGGCTAATGGTCTTGCTGTTTTTCTCATTACCGTCGTTTGCTTTGGCGTTGCCAGTTTTTATTTGCAGCTTTTTCCGGCAACTATTATCTATGACAATTTTGGCGCTATTGTGGGGGCACTAAATTGCTTTAGTTTGATTCTCTGTGCTCTTCTTTATTTAAAGGGGCGCTTTGCCCCTTCATCCACAGATGCAGGCATAAGTCATAATCTTATTTTTGATTATTACTGGGGGACGGAACTTTACCCCTCGTTGTTTGGTATTAATCTTAAAATGTTTATTAATTGTCGATTAGGCATGATGAGCTGGGGGTTAATTTTACTTTCCTACGCAGCTAAGCAGCATGTTCTTTTCGGTTTAACCAATGCCATGATAGTGGCTGTTGCTTTGCAATTTATTTATATTACCAAATTTTTCTTTTGGGAAACTGGTTATCTTGGTTCTTTAGATATCATGCATGATCGTGCAGGTTTTTATATTTGCTGGGGCTGTCTGGTGTGGGTACCATGCATTTATACCTCTCCAACCATGTATCTGGTGATGCATCCTCATCCGCTATCTCACTGGCTTGCCATTAGCATTTTTGCTGCCGGAACAATAAGTATTTTAATTAATTATCTAGCTGATAGACAAAGGCAACTTGTACGCACCACTGCAGGAAACTGTAAGATTTGGGGAAAGATTCCCAGGGTTATGGTAGCTAGTTATTACACTGAAACAGGAGAGCAAAAACAAAATATCCTTCTAAGCTCTGGTTGGTGGGGTGTCTCTCGACATTTTCATTATCTGCCGGAAATTGCTGCTGCCTTTTTCTGGTCGGTTCCTGCTTTATTTTATCATTTCGCCCCTTATTTCTATGTCTGCTTTTTATCGGTTTTACTCTTCGATCGTGCCTTTAGAGACGACAAGCGCTGCTCTAAAAAATACGGCGCTTATTGGCAAATTTACTGTCAATTAGTGCCTTATAAAATTATTCCTTATGTTTTTTAA
- the hfq gene encoding RNA chaperone Hfq — translation MSKNHLLQDPFLNELRKEKIPVSVFLVNGIKLHGIVDSFDQYVVMLKNSVTQMVYKHAISTVVPSRMVKIPAGDEDGNVAD, via the coding sequence ATGTCTAAAAATCATCTCTTACAAGATCCCTTTTTAAATGAATTGCGAAAGGAGAAAATTCCTGTCTCTGTTTTTTTAGTGAATGGAATAAAATTGCATGGCATAGTAGATTCTTTCGATCAATACGTGGTGATGTTAAAAAATTCAGTCACACAAATGGTTTATAAACACGCAATTTCTACTGTAGTCCCTTCACGCATGGTAAAAATACCTGCTGGTGACGAAGACGGAAATGTGGCAGACTAG
- a CDS encoding TlpA family protein disulfide reductase, translating to MTPFKSIIAICLSLLCHYVLASNTILKTIDGEQIAFSSLKGKWIFINYWASWCQPCLDEIHELNRFYQSQHSKAALFAVNYDMLPPAQQLELVKKYNIRYPSLLDPAKQLGLGSIPGVPATFVFNPQGKLNEILYGPQTVRSLKQASRATVS from the coding sequence ATGACTCCATTTAAATCCATTATTGCTATTTGCCTATCCCTATTATGTCACTATGTCTTGGCGAGCAATACCATTTTAAAAACCATTGATGGCGAACAAATAGCATTTAGCAGCCTAAAAGGAAAATGGATTTTTATTAACTATTGGGCCAGTTGGTGTCAGCCCTGTCTTGATGAGATTCATGAATTAAATCGGTTTTATCAAAGCCAACACAGCAAGGCGGCTCTGTTTGCCGTTAATTATGATATGTTACCTCCTGCACAGCAATTGGAATTAGTCAAAAAATACAATATTCGCTATCCTAGCTTGCTTGATCCGGCCAAGCAGCTAGGACTGGGCAGTATCCCTGGCGTACCGGCAACTTTTGTATTTAATCCACAGGGAAAACTTAATGAAATTCTTTATGGACCTCAGACGGTACGCAGTTTAAAGCAAGCATCCCGAGCTACAGTTTCCTGA